Proteins found in one Camelus bactrianus isolate YW-2024 breed Bactrian camel chromosome 5, ASM4877302v1, whole genome shotgun sequence genomic segment:
- the MMADHC gene encoding cobalamin trafficking protein CblD isoform X2, with protein MANVLCNRARLVSYLPGFCSLVKRVVNPRAFSTAGSSGSDESHVATAPPDICSRTVWPDETMGPFGPQDQRFQLPGNIGFDCHLNGTALQKKSQVNKTLPDILAEPLSSERHEFVMAQYVNEFQGSDAPVEQEINSAETYFESAKVECAIQTCPELLRREAATNKLMILTVTQKTKNDMTVWSEEVENEREMLLEKFISGAKEICYALRAEGYWADFIDPSSGLAFFGPYTNNTLFETDERYRHLGFSVDDLGCCKVIRHSLWGTHVVVGSIFTNATPDSQIMKKLSGN; from the exons ATGGCCAAT GTGCTCTGTAACAGAGCCAGACTGGTTTCCTATCTCCCAGGATTTTGCTCTTTAGTTAAAAGGGTTGTCAATCCCAGAGCCTTttcaactgcaggatcttcaggtTCTGATGAGTCTCATGTGGCCACTGCACCTCCAGATATAT GCTCTCGAACAGTATGGCCTGATGAAACTATGGGACCATTTGGACCTCAGGATCAGAGATTCCAGCTTCCTGGGAACATAGGTTTTGATTGTCACCTCAATGGGACTGCATTACAGAAGAAAAGCCAGGTTAATAAAACTTTGCCTGATATTCTAGCAGAACCTTTATCAAGTGAAAGACATGAGTTTGTAATGGCACAATATGTGAATGAATTTCAG GGTAGTGATGCACCTGTTGAGCAAGAAATTAACAGTGCAGAAACTTACTTTGAAAGTGCCAAAGTAGAGTGTGCAATCCAAACATGTCCAGAATTGCTGCGAAGAG AAGCAGCTACCAACAAACTAATGATTCTGACTGTAACACAGAAAACTAAGAATGATATGACTGTTTGGAGCGAGGAggtagaaaatgaaagagaaatgctCTTAGAAAAG TTCATCAGCGGTGCTAAGGAGATTTGCTATGCTCTTCGGGCAGAAGGCTATTGGGCTGATTTTATTGACCCATCGTCTGGTTTGGCA tTTTTTGGACCATATACAAACAACACTCTTTTTGAGACAGATGAACGCTATCGGCATTTAGGATTCTCTGTTGATGATCTCGGCTGCTGTAAAGTGATTCGTCACAGTCTCTGGGGTACCCATGTGGTTGTGGGAAGTATCTTTACTAATGCAACACCAGACAGCCAAATTATGAAGAAATTAAGTGGAAACTAG
- the MMADHC gene encoding cobalamin trafficking protein CblD isoform X1: MANVLCNRARLVSYLPGFCSLVKRVVNPRAFSTAGSSGSDESHVATAPPDICSRTVWPDETMGPFGPQDQRFQLPGNIGFDCHLNGTALQKKSQVNKTLPDILAEPLSSERHEFVMAQYVNEFQGSDAPVEQEINSAETYFESAKVECAIQTCPELLRRDFESLFPEAATNKLMILTVTQKTKNDMTVWSEEVENEREMLLEKFISGAKEICYALRAEGYWADFIDPSSGLAFFGPYTNNTLFETDERYRHLGFSVDDLGCCKVIRHSLWGTHVVVGSIFTNATPDSQIMKKLSGN; encoded by the exons ATGGCCAAT GTGCTCTGTAACAGAGCCAGACTGGTTTCCTATCTCCCAGGATTTTGCTCTTTAGTTAAAAGGGTTGTCAATCCCAGAGCCTTttcaactgcaggatcttcaggtTCTGATGAGTCTCATGTGGCCACTGCACCTCCAGATATAT GCTCTCGAACAGTATGGCCTGATGAAACTATGGGACCATTTGGACCTCAGGATCAGAGATTCCAGCTTCCTGGGAACATAGGTTTTGATTGTCACCTCAATGGGACTGCATTACAGAAGAAAAGCCAGGTTAATAAAACTTTGCCTGATATTCTAGCAGAACCTTTATCAAGTGAAAGACATGAGTTTGTAATGGCACAATATGTGAATGAATTTCAG GGTAGTGATGCACCTGTTGAGCAAGAAATTAACAGTGCAGAAACTTACTTTGAAAGTGCCAAAGTAGAGTGTGCAATCCAAACATGTCCAGAATTGCTGCGAAGAG ATTTTGAATCACTGTTTCCAGAAGCAGCTACCAACAAACTAATGATTCTGACTGTAACACAGAAAACTAAGAATGATATGACTGTTTGGAGCGAGGAggtagaaaatgaaagagaaatgctCTTAGAAAAG TTCATCAGCGGTGCTAAGGAGATTTGCTATGCTCTTCGGGCAGAAGGCTATTGGGCTGATTTTATTGACCCATCGTCTGGTTTGGCA tTTTTTGGACCATATACAAACAACACTCTTTTTGAGACAGATGAACGCTATCGGCATTTAGGATTCTCTGTTGATGATCTCGGCTGCTGTAAAGTGATTCGTCACAGTCTCTGGGGTACCCATGTGGTTGTGGGAAGTATCTTTACTAATGCAACACCAGACAGCCAAATTATGAAGAAATTAAGTGGAAACTAG